In Streptomyces longhuiensis, the following proteins share a genomic window:
- a CDS encoding alkyl sulfatase dimerization domain-containing protein, with protein sequence MTGHKEQDHAQHSAYGSYGDYIDRVWQGTETLLPHLTGAYSGSELVRLRDRVGFFPAFANVAAFDTGDGVVLVDSGDFRTAARLHEAVSGFGAGPVRSVVYTHGHLDHVFGVTPFDQEADESGGPRPEVIAHEAVPARFDRYIRTAGYNSWINRRQFGVPSLEWPTTYRYPDVVYRDRLTVRRGELTFELVHARGETDDHTYVWIPELRTLCTGDLFIWNTPNAGNPQKVQRYPEDWARALRAMQELGAELLLPGHGVPIVGSRRVHQALDDTARLLESLCEQTRELMNAGHRLDAVIHGVKVPEELLAKPYLHPAYDEPEFVVRNLWRLWGGWYDQNPAHLKPAPEADVAAEFARAAGGASALALRASELLAAGELRLASHLAETAALAAPADREVARVRADVFARRALQETSTMARGVFHWAAAESAAVAAGTDVQTELTRSPEGRRRAEGAISVGVVDDEDGCC encoded by the coding sequence ATGACCGGACACAAAGAGCAGGACCACGCCCAGCACTCCGCGTACGGCTCGTACGGCGACTACATCGACCGGGTCTGGCAGGGCACCGAGACGCTGCTGCCTCATCTGACGGGCGCGTACTCCGGGAGCGAACTGGTGCGCCTGCGTGACCGCGTGGGCTTCTTCCCCGCGTTCGCCAACGTGGCCGCCTTCGACACGGGCGACGGCGTGGTCCTCGTCGACTCGGGCGACTTCCGTACGGCGGCCCGACTGCACGAGGCGGTTTCCGGGTTCGGGGCGGGACCGGTGCGCTCCGTGGTGTACACCCACGGTCACCTGGACCACGTCTTCGGGGTGACCCCCTTCGACCAGGAGGCCGACGAGAGCGGCGGCCCGCGACCCGAGGTGATCGCCCACGAGGCCGTCCCCGCGCGGTTCGACCGCTACATCAGGACGGCGGGTTACAACTCCTGGATCAATCGCAGGCAGTTCGGAGTGCCCTCCCTGGAGTGGCCCACCACGTACCGCTATCCGGACGTCGTCTACAGGGACCGTCTGACGGTGCGGCGCGGTGAGCTGACGTTCGAGCTCGTGCACGCGCGCGGGGAGACCGACGACCACACCTACGTATGGATCCCGGAACTCAGGACGTTGTGCACGGGCGACCTGTTCATCTGGAACACCCCGAACGCGGGCAACCCCCAGAAGGTGCAGCGCTATCCGGAGGACTGGGCGCGCGCCCTGCGCGCGATGCAGGAGCTCGGCGCCGAACTCCTCCTGCCCGGACACGGCGTCCCCATCGTCGGCTCCCGCCGGGTGCACCAGGCCCTCGACGACACCGCGCGCCTCCTGGAATCGCTGTGCGAACAGACCAGGGAGCTGATGAACGCGGGCCACCGCCTCGACGCGGTCATCCACGGGGTGAAGGTCCCCGAAGAGCTGCTGGCGAAGCCGTATCTCCACCCGGCCTACGACGAGCCGGAGTTCGTCGTACGCAACCTGTGGCGCCTGTGGGGCGGCTGGTACGACCAGAACCCCGCGCACCTCAAGCCCGCCCCGGAGGCGGACGTCGCGGCCGAGTTCGCACGCGCCGCGGGCGGGGCGTCCGCGCTGGCGCTCCGTGCCTCCGAGCTGCTCGCCGCCGGGGAGCTGCGCCTCGCCTCGCATCTGGCGGAGACCGCGGCCCTCGCGGCGCCCGCCGACCGGGAGGTGGCACGCGTGCGTGCCGATGTGTTCGCGCGGCGCGCCCTCCAGGAGACGTCGACCATGGCGCGGGGTGTCTTCCACTGGGCCGCCGCCGAATCGGCCGCCGTGGCCGCCGGCACCGACGTGCAGACGGAGTTGACGCGCTCCCCTGAGGGACGCAGGCGGGCCGAAGGGGCGATCAGCGTCGGTGTGGTCGACGACGAAGACGGCTGCTGCTGA
- a CDS encoding PucR family transcriptional regulator — translation MALSPEARSLAARCEPRVNELARRMAREAFEELPGYAELPDDVKDLEVAATVRHGVRLFLRRVSEPDLVQPGSNRLFRERAAQRAEEGMPLHLLLRTYAHGLYALWQALRDVAGPGDEGALVELVDVLLQSHPGIVGAVAETYLDERSALEAEQRAQVRSLVRGLLDGMVPPGHVLLDQLGLEGPALVLALGLDADPADGPVAVRRRLRRLQTALDHTFGVEVLALLEADGGRVIVPKDCSAPDDLAGRLAKAGGFEVRVAAVQAAGPEEVTGAARTATEILRITRACGIPPGLHRLDDVLLEYHLSRPSETSHRIAALLDPVAGRPELLETLRTHLAHQQDRRATAAALGLHPNTVDNRLARIGEQTGIDLSAPRGTALAIAALLLRDAVDVT, via the coding sequence GTGGCCCTGTCGCCCGAAGCCCGCTCCCTGGCCGCGCGCTGCGAACCGAGAGTCAACGAACTCGCCCGCCGCATGGCTCGCGAGGCGTTCGAGGAACTGCCCGGGTACGCCGAACTCCCGGATGACGTGAAGGACTTGGAGGTCGCCGCGACCGTCCGGCACGGCGTACGGCTCTTCCTGCGACGTGTCAGCGAGCCGGACCTGGTACAGCCCGGCAGCAACCGGCTGTTCCGCGAGCGCGCCGCCCAGCGGGCCGAGGAGGGCATGCCGCTGCACCTCCTCCTGCGCACCTACGCGCATGGCCTGTACGCCCTGTGGCAGGCCCTGCGCGACGTCGCGGGCCCCGGAGACGAAGGCGCGCTGGTCGAGCTCGTCGACGTACTGCTGCAGTCGCACCCGGGGATCGTGGGCGCCGTGGCCGAGACGTATCTCGACGAGCGGTCCGCCCTGGAGGCCGAGCAGCGGGCCCAGGTCCGTTCCCTGGTGCGCGGCCTGCTCGACGGGATGGTCCCGCCCGGGCACGTCCTCCTGGACCAGCTCGGCCTCGAAGGGCCCGCTCTCGTACTCGCCCTCGGCCTCGACGCGGATCCCGCTGACGGACCGGTCGCCGTGCGGCGCAGGCTGCGTCGGCTGCAGACCGCCCTGGACCACACCTTCGGAGTGGAGGTGCTCGCGCTCCTGGAGGCCGACGGCGGGCGTGTCATCGTGCCCAAGGACTGCTCGGCCCCGGACGATCTGGCCGGCCGTCTCGCCAAGGCCGGCGGGTTCGAGGTCCGGGTGGCCGCCGTGCAGGCGGCAGGCCCCGAGGAGGTGACCGGGGCGGCCCGCACAGCCACCGAGATCCTGCGCATCACGCGCGCGTGCGGCATCCCGCCCGGACTGCACCGCCTGGACGACGTGCTGCTGGAGTACCACCTGTCCCGTCCCAGCGAGACGAGCCACCGGATAGCGGCCCTCCTGGACCCCGTGGCCGGCCGGCCCGAACTCCTGGAGACACTGCGCACCCACCTCGCCCACCAACAGGACCGCAGGGCGACAGCAGCCGCGCTCGGCCTGCACCCCAACACGGTCGACAACCGGCTCGCCCGCATCGGCGAGCAGACGGGCATCGACCTGTCGGCTCCGCGGGGGACGGCGCTCGCCATCGCCGCGCTTCTACTGAGGGACGCGGTCGACGTCACCTGA